Proteins encoded within one genomic window of Jiangella mangrovi:
- a CDS encoding HTTM domain-containing protein, whose translation MIGSAVDRALDGIAATVGKGEEWLLGAKRATYGVAVVRVIFGGAAVWFLLANFSNRHYLWGDAAQWMSPLERNGGFGFPFTLFEGGSDPTMLTVKVLIVLALAILFTLGWRTRVVAPALLICWVSLIESNPLYGDQSDNIFRILLIYLCFADLSGRWSLDARRRARQEQGLSRRLWPRRFTPEGLRRGSARLGVLIHNLAVVAVAAQICIIYVASALYKVQGEPWQEGTAVYYPMQVGQYRPWPWLNDLLSANAFGVLVVSYFSVFIQLFFPLMLLRRGTRVVALLGVLGMHAGIGIIMGLPFFSLFIMAGDQVFIRDSTYQAIAARVRSGWEERRRRRRPGAASPGGGVPPQGGRPAAAHAVGEEAPAEPVPTR comes from the coding sequence GTGATCGGGTCCGCCGTCGACCGGGCGCTGGACGGCATCGCCGCCACCGTCGGCAAGGGCGAGGAGTGGCTCCTCGGCGCCAAGCGCGCGACGTACGGTGTCGCCGTCGTCCGCGTCATCTTCGGCGGCGCGGCCGTCTGGTTCCTGCTCGCCAACTTCAGCAACCGGCACTACCTGTGGGGCGACGCCGCGCAGTGGATGTCGCCGCTGGAGCGCAACGGCGGCTTCGGCTTCCCGTTCACGCTCTTCGAGGGCGGCAGCGACCCCACGATGCTGACGGTGAAGGTGCTGATCGTCCTCGCACTGGCGATCCTCTTCACGCTCGGCTGGCGCACCCGGGTCGTCGCGCCGGCGCTGCTGATCTGCTGGGTCAGCCTCATCGAGTCGAACCCGCTCTACGGCGACCAGAGCGACAACATCTTCCGCATCCTGCTCATCTACCTGTGCTTCGCCGACCTGTCCGGACGGTGGTCGCTCGACGCCCGCCGCCGCGCGCGGCAGGAGCAGGGCCTCAGCCGGCGCCTGTGGCCGCGTCGGTTCACGCCCGAGGGGCTACGCCGCGGCTCGGCCCGGCTCGGCGTCCTGATCCACAACCTCGCCGTCGTCGCCGTCGCCGCGCAGATCTGCATCATCTACGTCGCCTCGGCGCTGTACAAGGTGCAGGGCGAGCCGTGGCAGGAGGGCACCGCCGTCTACTACCCGATGCAGGTGGGGCAGTACCGGCCGTGGCCGTGGCTCAACGACCTGCTGTCGGCGAACGCGTTCGGCGTGCTGGTCGTCTCGTACTTCTCCGTCTTCATCCAGCTGTTCTTCCCGCTGATGCTGCTGCGCCGCGGCACCCGCGTCGTCGCGCTGCTGGGCGTCCTCGGCATGCACGCAGGCATCGGGATCATCATGGGCCTGCCGTTCTTCTCGCTGTTCATCATGGCCGGCGACCAGGTGTTCATCCGCGACTCCACGTACCAGGCCATCGCGGCGCGGGTCCGGAGCGGCTGGGAGGAACGACGGCGACGGCGGCGGCCGGGTGCCGCGTCACCCGGCGGGGGAGTCCCGCCCCAGGGTGGCCGGCCGGCCGCAGCGCACGCCGTCGGCGAGGAGGCTCCGGCCGAGCCCGTGCCCACCAGGTAG
- a CDS encoding enoyl-CoA hydratase/isomerase family protein has product MSEREHQPVRLEVDGGVATIRLERPPMNALDAAMQDGLLTAAAEATERRDVRAVVVYGGEKVFAAGADIKEMAGWSYTDMVDRSVALQAAFTAVARIPKPTVAAVTGYALGGGCELTLACDLRFAAADARLGQPEILLGLIPGAGGTQRLSRLVGPSRAKDLIFTGRMVGADEALAIGLVDRVVPAGEDVYAAAVEWASRFTTGPAYALRAAKEAIDGGLSTDLDTGLQLERQLFAGLFATEDRGIGMRSFIENGPGKAAFEGR; this is encoded by the coding sequence ATGAGCGAACGTGAGCACCAGCCCGTGCGCCTGGAGGTCGACGGCGGCGTCGCGACCATCCGGCTGGAGCGGCCGCCGATGAACGCCCTGGACGCCGCCATGCAGGACGGCCTCCTGACGGCCGCGGCCGAGGCGACCGAGCGGCGCGACGTGCGCGCCGTCGTCGTCTACGGCGGCGAGAAGGTCTTCGCGGCCGGCGCCGACATCAAGGAGATGGCGGGCTGGTCCTACACCGACATGGTCGACCGGTCGGTGGCGCTGCAGGCCGCGTTCACCGCCGTCGCGCGCATCCCGAAGCCGACGGTCGCCGCCGTCACCGGGTACGCGCTGGGCGGCGGCTGCGAGCTCACCCTCGCCTGCGACCTGCGCTTCGCCGCCGCCGACGCCAGGCTGGGGCAGCCCGAGATCCTGCTCGGCCTGATCCCCGGCGCCGGCGGCACGCAGCGGCTCTCGCGGCTGGTCGGCCCGTCGCGCGCGAAGGACCTCATCTTCACCGGCCGCATGGTGGGCGCCGACGAGGCGCTGGCCATCGGGCTGGTCGACCGCGTCGTCCCGGCAGGCGAGGACGTGTACGCGGCGGCTGTCGAGTGGGCATCCCGGTTCACGACGGGCCCGGCGTACGCCCTGCGGGCGGCCAAGGAGGCGATCGACGGCGGCCTGTCCACGGACCTCGACACCGGGCTGCAGCTCGAACGGCAGCTGTTCGCCGGGCTGTTCGCCACCGAGGACCGCGGCATCGGGATGCGCTCGTTCATCGAGAACGGTCCCGGCAAGGCCGCCTTCGAGGGCCGCTGA
- a CDS encoding DUF5819 family protein, which yields MQDQETTAAAHEQKQQPRPTWIKVVAGALGAVLVAHLLATAVFVGPANAAKTTLGSSLTNYMQPYFQQEWSLFAPTPISVEYSMLVRGWYDADTSTEWVNVTDLEIEGNILHSLAPSRAGIVTRRLAGNMRKQYRLVTAAERETLAGNYHENAWARMEERMLAEADRSSDARISYVLRLDRAMTAYATQFVWAWWGRDSGIQFVEVQLQETRAPRFDDRGDDPSMTVREFGRRPLYQYDGQDSDAFAEAIGRFR from the coding sequence ATGCAGGACCAGGAGACAACGGCAGCGGCGCACGAGCAGAAGCAGCAGCCGCGGCCGACATGGATCAAGGTGGTCGCCGGCGCGCTGGGCGCGGTGCTGGTCGCCCACCTGCTGGCGACGGCGGTGTTCGTCGGGCCGGCGAACGCCGCGAAGACGACGCTGGGCTCGTCGCTCACGAACTACATGCAGCCCTATTTCCAGCAGGAGTGGAGCCTCTTCGCCCCGACGCCCATCAGCGTCGAGTACTCCATGCTGGTGCGCGGCTGGTACGACGCCGACACCTCGACGGAGTGGGTGAACGTCACCGACCTCGAGATCGAGGGCAACATCCTGCACAGTCTGGCGCCGTCGCGGGCCGGCATCGTCACCCGCAGGCTGGCCGGCAACATGCGTAAGCAGTACCGGCTCGTCACGGCCGCCGAGCGTGAGACGCTGGCCGGCAACTACCACGAGAACGCGTGGGCCCGCATGGAGGAGCGCATGCTCGCCGAGGCCGACCGCAGCTCCGACGCGCGCATCTCCTACGTGCTGCGCCTGGACCGCGCCATGACGGCGTACGCCACCCAGTTCGTCTGGGCCTGGTGGGGCCGCGACTCCGGCATCCAGTTCGTCGAGGTGCAGCTGCAAGAAACCCGCGCGCCGCGCTTCGACGACCGCGGCGACGACCCTTCGATGACGGTGCGCGAGTTCGGCCGCCGTCCGCTCTATCAGTACGACGGCCAGGACAGCGACGCGTTCGCCGAGGCCATCGGGAGGTTCCGGTGA
- a CDS encoding choice-of-anchor G family protein: protein MAPVVAVGAWLVPASAAEGDESRAAARFLSGEVLGTDLDSLVELAGVEVENLGEAEPVTDANPLDLTVLDTLNVSLPGGVQLPLSDIIQLGAVNQWASAEDGGTSHAATGAVADNGGVGTGAEAGFPGNATFDLTDLLGDALTDLIADLELELGAVSSEAHLAPAGEEFEVTRDYEIAGGQLTLTLPLLADLLPAVQDAVGTVDEVVNGLAGPEGTIAQTLSTVEGLLSLLSVAGVENPDITVSLETDLAGAVEELLNTTLGEGTGVELNLGAGTLVIDLDTLAGGLNDQAPNTELLSNAVIDQLAETIGTLLDTLVTDIVETVENALRAATLDIKIYAEVGGLLSGTLDLQLTGTLADVITGEAEFVNNSSGVVIGLISSLIAPVLDTLITTVGGLVEDLVFAEGGPLTTLGETVAGLVGSLTDQLTPVGELLASILSIKLNVQDDQPATPVSALARAADGPYSVAALEVTALPSAPVAVVTLAESTVGPNTVADDGGETEVEGTETEVEGTEVEGTEVEGTEVDGTETEVDGTEVDGTEVDGTEVDGTETEVDGTEVDGTEVDGTEVDGTEVDGTEVDGTEVDGTEVDGTEVDGTEVDGTEVDGTEVDGTEVDGTEVDGTEVDGTEVDGTEVDGTEVDGTEVDGTEVDGTEVDGTEVDGTEVDGTEVDGTEVDGTEVDGTEVDGTEVDGTEVDGTEVDGTEVDGTEVDGTEVDGTEVDGTEVDGTEVDGTEVDGTEVDGSEVDGTEVDGSETAGTETEVEGTEVDGTEVDGVETAGTETETAGTETEVDGSEVDGAEVDGVDTAGGDNDPDPAVEDNGTDDDGQEDRGADNDDEHLPDTGNGSSQLLIVGLGLMLSGGLAAYAVSRRRGIGQG from the coding sequence GTGGCCCCGGTAGTCGCCGTCGGTGCATGGCTCGTTCCGGCATCGGCAGCCGAAGGTGACGAATCGCGTGCGGCGGCGCGATTCCTGAGCGGAGAGGTCCTCGGGACCGATCTCGACAGCCTGGTCGAACTGGCCGGCGTCGAGGTCGAGAACCTCGGGGAGGCCGAGCCGGTCACCGACGCGAACCCGCTCGACCTCACGGTCCTCGACACGCTGAACGTGTCGCTGCCGGGCGGGGTGCAGCTGCCGCTGAGCGACATCATCCAGCTCGGCGCCGTCAACCAGTGGGCGTCGGCCGAGGACGGCGGCACCTCGCACGCCGCCACCGGCGCGGTCGCCGACAACGGCGGCGTCGGGACCGGCGCCGAGGCCGGCTTCCCCGGCAACGCGACGTTCGACCTCACCGACCTGCTCGGTGACGCGCTGACCGACCTGATCGCCGACCTCGAGCTCGAGCTCGGCGCCGTCTCGTCCGAGGCGCACCTGGCGCCCGCGGGCGAGGAGTTCGAGGTCACCCGCGACTACGAGATCGCCGGCGGTCAGCTGACGCTGACACTTCCCCTGCTCGCCGATCTCCTCCCCGCGGTCCAGGACGCCGTCGGCACCGTCGACGAGGTCGTCAACGGCCTGGCCGGTCCCGAGGGCACCATCGCCCAGACCCTCTCGACCGTCGAGGGGCTGCTGAGCCTCCTGTCGGTCGCGGGCGTCGAGAACCCCGACATCACGGTCTCGCTCGAGACCGACCTGGCCGGCGCCGTCGAGGAGCTGCTCAACACCACCCTCGGCGAGGGCACGGGCGTCGAGCTGAACCTCGGCGCGGGCACGCTGGTCATCGACCTCGACACGCTCGCCGGCGGCCTGAACGACCAGGCGCCGAACACAGAGCTGCTGAGCAACGCCGTCATCGACCAGCTCGCCGAGACCATCGGCACCCTGCTCGACACGCTGGTCACCGACATTGTCGAGACGGTCGAGAACGCGCTGCGGGCGGCGACCCTCGACATCAAGATCTACGCCGAGGTGGGCGGGCTGCTGTCCGGCACGCTGGACCTGCAGCTCACCGGCACGCTGGCCGACGTCATCACCGGCGAGGCCGAGTTCGTCAACAACAGCAGCGGTGTCGTCATCGGCCTCATCTCGTCGCTGATCGCACCCGTGCTCGACACGCTGATCACCACGGTCGGCGGACTGGTCGAGGACCTCGTGTTCGCCGAGGGCGGGCCGCTCACCACGCTGGGCGAGACGGTCGCCGGCCTGGTCGGGTCGCTGACCGACCAGCTCACCCCGGTGGGCGAGCTGCTCGCGTCGATCCTGTCGATCAAGCTCAACGTGCAGGACGACCAGCCGGCGACGCCGGTGAGCGCGCTGGCCCGGGCCGCGGACGGTCCGTACAGCGTGGCGGCCCTCGAGGTGACGGCGCTGCCGTCGGCTCCGGTCGCGGTCGTGACGCTGGCCGAGTCCACGGTCGGCCCCAACACCGTCGCCGACGACGGTGGTGAGACCGAGGTCGAGGGCACGGAGACCGAGGTCGAGGGCACCGAGGTCGAGGGCACCGAGGTCGAGGGCACTGAGGTCGACGGTACGGAGACTGAGGTCGACGGGACCGAGGTGGACGGCACCGAGGTGGACGGGACCGAAGTGGACGGTACGGAGACTGAGGTCGACGGGACCGAGGTCGACGGCACTGAGGTGGACGGGACCGAGGTCGACGGCACTGAGGTCGACGGGACTGAGGTCGACGGGACTGAGGTCGACGGGACCGAGGTCGACGGCACTGAGGTGGACGGGACTGAGGTCGACGGCACTGAGGTCGACGGCACTGAGGTGGACGGCACTGAGGTCGACGGGACCGAAGTGGACGGCACCGAGGTGGACGGGACCGAGGTCGACGGGACCGAGGTCGACGGGACCGAAGTGGACGGCACCGAGGTCGACGGGACCGAGGTCGACGGGACCGAGGTCGACGGCACTGAGGTCGACGGCACTGAGGTGGACGGCACCGAGGTCGACGGGACCGAGGTCGACGGGACCGAGGTGGACGGCACCGAGGTCGACGGGACCGAGGTCGACGGGACCGAGGTGGACGGCACCGAGGTCGACGGGACCGAGGTCGACGGGACCGAGGTCGACGGCACTGAGGTCGACGGGACCGAGGTCGACGGGACCGAGGTCGACGGGACCGAGGTCGACGGGACCGAGGTCGACGGCACCGAGGTCGACGGCAGTGAAGTCGACGGCACTGAAGTCGACGGTTCCGAGACGGCGGGTACTGAGACCGAGGTCGAGGGCACCGAGGTCGACGGGACCGAGGTGGACGGCGTCGAAACAGCCGGCACCGAGACCGAGACCGCCGGCACCGAGACCGAGGTCGACGGCTCCGAGGTCGACGGCGCGGAGGTCGACGGCGTCGACACGGCCGGGGGTGACAACGACCCCGACCCGGCGGTCGAGGACAACGGCACCGACGACGACGGTCAGGAGGACCGCGGCGCGGACAACGACGACGAGCACCTGCCCGACACCGGTAACGGGTCGAGCCAGCTGCTGATCGTCGGCCTGGGCCTGATGCTCTCCGGTGGGCTCGCCGCCTACGCGGTCAGCCGCAGGCGGGGCATCGGCCAGGGCTGA
- a CDS encoding class I SAM-dependent methyltransferase, with protein sequence MTGDERPPTREPASAEDVERAWNDTKLAQVLYHDWEAQTYDDKWSISFDERCISYARDRFTAVAGQPDAPYEKALEIGAGTGFFSLNLRQAGVLDDVTVTDISPGMVEAAQRNARGLGFEIAGEVADAEDLPFPDETFDVVVGHAVIHHLPDVEQAFREMLRVLKPGGRVVICGEPTKYGDRIARALSRATWWAATRATHLPPLKQKWARPQEELDESSRAAALESVVDLHTFDPGALTVLVTRSGFTHAHAVTEELTAAWFGWPVRTLEHAVNPDRLGWGWAMFAYKSWLRLSAADRVLARVVPRELFYNVSVTAVRPS encoded by the coding sequence ATGACGGGGGACGAGCGGCCGCCGACGCGCGAGCCCGCCTCGGCCGAGGACGTCGAGCGGGCCTGGAACGACACCAAGCTGGCTCAGGTGCTCTACCACGACTGGGAGGCGCAGACCTACGACGACAAGTGGTCGATCTCGTTCGACGAGCGCTGCATCTCCTACGCGCGCGACCGCTTCACCGCCGTCGCCGGCCAGCCGGACGCGCCATACGAGAAGGCCCTCGAGATCGGCGCCGGGACGGGGTTCTTCTCACTGAACCTGCGCCAGGCCGGTGTGCTCGACGACGTCACGGTCACCGACATCTCGCCGGGCATGGTCGAGGCGGCGCAGCGCAACGCCCGCGGGCTCGGGTTCGAGATCGCCGGCGAGGTGGCCGACGCCGAGGACCTGCCGTTCCCCGACGAGACGTTCGACGTCGTCGTCGGGCACGCCGTCATCCACCACCTGCCCGACGTCGAGCAGGCGTTCCGCGAGATGCTCCGCGTCCTCAAGCCGGGCGGGCGGGTCGTCATCTGCGGCGAGCCGACGAAGTACGGCGACCGGATCGCGCGGGCGCTGTCGCGGGCCACCTGGTGGGCGGCGACGCGCGCGACGCATCTGCCGCCGTTGAAGCAGAAGTGGGCCCGGCCGCAGGAGGAGCTGGACGAGTCGTCCCGCGCGGCCGCGCTCGAGTCCGTCGTCGACCTGCACACCTTCGACCCCGGCGCGCTGACGGTGCTGGTCACGCGGTCCGGGTTCACCCACGCGCACGCCGTCACCGAGGAGCTGACGGCGGCCTGGTTCGGCTGGCCGGTGCGCACGCTCGAGCACGCCGTCAACCCCGACCGGCTGGGCTGGGGCTGGGCGATGTTCGCGTACAAGAGCTGGCTGCGGCTCTCGGCGGCGGACCGCGTGCTGGCGCGCGTCGTGCCGCGCGAGCTGTTCTACAACGTGTCGGTGACGGCGGTCCGGCCGTCGTAG
- a CDS encoding GNAT family N-acetyltransferase → MKNSAHLFSGPGVTTRLRDGRSVTIRAATPRDAGDVSAMHVRCSTETVRHRYHSVPAMTGRFLSQLLGTDIALVAEAPNRTVVALANLGRDDGATGELAVVVEDRWQRAGLGSTLLDHLVTMARLVGYRELYTVGLPGHHWYCATLARHGRVRLERSDGYDAMRVTLCEPLARLPAELGATTAAA, encoded by the coding sequence ATGAAGAACTCGGCACACCTGTTCTCCGGCCCCGGCGTCACCACCCGGCTCCGCGACGGGCGCTCGGTCACCATCCGGGCCGCCACGCCGCGCGATGCCGGTGACGTCAGCGCGATGCACGTGCGGTGCTCCACCGAGACCGTCCGGCACCGCTACCACTCCGTCCCGGCCATGACCGGCCGGTTCCTCTCGCAGCTCCTCGGCACCGACATCGCGCTCGTGGCCGAGGCGCCCAACCGGACGGTCGTCGCACTGGCGAACCTCGGCCGCGACGACGGCGCCACCGGCGAGCTCGCCGTCGTCGTCGAGGACCGCTGGCAGCGCGCCGGCCTCGGCTCGACGCTGCTGGACCACCTGGTGACCATGGCCCGGCTGGTCGGCTACCGAGAGCTCTACACCGTCGGGCTGCCCGGCCACCACTGGTACTGCGCGACGCTGGCCCGGCACGGCCGGGTCCGGCTGGAGCGGTCTGACGGCTACGACGCGATGCGGGTGACGCTGTGCGAGCCACTGGCGCGGCTCCCGGCAGAACTGGGAGCGACGACGGCGGCAGCGTGA
- a CDS encoding acyltransferase, with amino-acid sequence MTYRVAMPFRRPRDPRQARYLTPSSLRWVVRNRAWSWWYLVRYARLARLRLRHPEVVTEGMVFLGRRARVSGRPGYGRVVLGRWVHIGDGTRLLAHEGTLRVGDKAVFGSSSTITCYLDVEIGARTLVADWVYVTDFDHRFDDLATPIKDQGIVKSPVRIGPDGWLGVKVTVLRGAVVGRGCVLAAHAVVRGTVPDHAVAGGVPARILKHRGNPAVSAESGEVDCPDRRN; translated from the coding sequence ATGACATACCGTGTGGCGATGCCGTTCCGCCGTCCCCGCGACCCCCGGCAGGCGCGCTACCTGACGCCGTCGTCGCTGCGCTGGGTGGTCCGGAACCGGGCCTGGAGCTGGTGGTACCTGGTCCGGTACGCGCGGCTGGCCCGGCTGCGGCTTCGCCATCCCGAGGTGGTCACCGAGGGCATGGTGTTCCTCGGCCGGCGGGCGCGGGTCTCCGGGCGGCCCGGGTACGGACGGGTGGTGCTCGGGCGATGGGTGCACATCGGCGACGGGACCCGGCTCCTCGCGCACGAGGGGACGCTGCGCGTCGGCGACAAGGCGGTGTTCGGCTCGTCGTCGACCATCACCTGTTATCTGGACGTCGAGATCGGCGCCCGGACGCTGGTGGCCGACTGGGTCTACGTCACCGACTTCGACCACCGCTTCGACGACCTCGCGACGCCGATCAAGGACCAGGGGATCGTGAAGTCGCCGGTGCGGATCGGCCCGGACGGCTGGCTCGGGGTGAAGGTGACGGTGCTCCGCGGCGCCGTCGTGGGGCGCGGCTGCGTGCTGGCCGCTCACGCCGTCGTCCGCGGCACGGTCCCGGACCACGCCGTCGCCGGGGGAGTTCCGGCGAGAATTCTCAAGCACCGCGGAAATCCGGCGGTTTCAGCGGAAAGCGGGGAAGTCGATTGTCCGGATCGGCGGAATTAG
- a CDS encoding choice-of-anchor G family protein, with protein MPATPVMRRRRAAATLLAAGIAPVFAVGAWLTPAAAAEGDESRAGARFLDGTVLGTDLDEIAELAGVEVENLGQADPVTEANPLDVTLLDSINITIEDGIQLPLEDIIKIGAANQWATAEDGAISHAATGAVADNGAIGTGVDAGFPANATFDLTDLLGEGITDTIADVELELGAVSSEAHLEPSGDDFEVSRDYEIAGGELRVTVPLLGGLDLELGDDAAIWIEDGTIVIDLSAIFESLNDLPPNSELIGDGLFNILDDLLGELLGDLGEGLGDLLGDLGVDDLTNGLADALTDILSIKVNVQPDQAEAGMAMPTSARTAVNVEKASTSETYSVAAVQVTLLGGLDNGGVSVTLAESHVGPNTLADEAETEVDGTETEVDGTEVDGTEVDGTEVDGTEVDGTEVDGTEVDGTETEVDGTEVDGTETEVDGTETEVDGTEVDGDDDGDNDANGNEDGNDDGGELPDTGAGSSQLLILGLGLVLAGGIAAYAVSRRRGLTVE; from the coding sequence ATGCCTGCAACACCTGTTATGCGCCGGCGTCGCGCAGCAGCAACGCTGCTCGCAGCTGGTATTGCCCCGGTTTTCGCTGTCGGCGCGTGGCTCACGCCCGCCGCAGCGGCCGAGGGTGACGAGTCGCGCGCCGGTGCGCGATTCCTGGACGGCACCGTCCTGGGTACCGACCTGGACGAGATCGCCGAGCTCGCCGGCGTCGAGGTCGAGAACCTCGGCCAGGCCGACCCGGTCACCGAGGCGAACCCGCTGGACGTCACGCTGCTCGACTCCATCAACATCACCATCGAGGACGGCATCCAGCTGCCTCTCGAGGACATCATCAAGATCGGTGCCGCGAACCAGTGGGCCACCGCTGAGGACGGCGCCATCTCGCACGCCGCCACCGGCGCGGTCGCCGACAACGGCGCCATCGGCACGGGCGTCGACGCCGGCTTCCCGGCCAACGCCACGTTCGACCTGACCGACCTGCTCGGCGAGGGCATCACCGACACGATCGCCGACGTCGAGCTCGAGCTCGGCGCCGTCTCGTCCGAGGCTCACCTCGAGCCGTCGGGCGACGACTTCGAGGTCTCGCGCGACTACGAGATCGCCGGTGGCGAGCTCCGTGTCACGGTTCCGCTGCTCGGTGGGCTCGACCTCGAGCTCGGCGACGACGCCGCCATCTGGATCGAGGACGGCACCATCGTCATCGACCTGAGCGCGATCTTCGAGAGCCTGAACGACCTCCCGCCGAACAGCGAGCTGATCGGTGACGGCCTGTTCAACATCCTCGACGACCTGCTGGGCGAGCTGCTCGGCGACCTCGGCGAGGGCCTGGGCGACCTGCTCGGCGACCTCGGCGTCGACGACCTCACCAACGGCCTGGCCGACGCCCTGACCGACATCCTGTCGATCAAGGTCAACGTCCAGCCGGACCAGGCGGAGGCCGGCATGGCCATGCCGACCTCGGCGCGCACCGCGGTCAACGTCGAGAAGGCTTCGACCTCCGAGACCTACAGCGTCGCGGCCGTGCAGGTCACCCTGCTCGGTGGCCTCGACAACGGCGGCGTCTCCGTGACGCTGGCCGAGTCGCACGTCGGCCCGAACACGCTGGCCGACGAGGCCGAGACCGAGGTCGACGGCACCGAGACCGAGGTCGACGGCACCGAGGTCGACGGCACCGAGGTGGATGGCACCGAGGTCGACGGGACCGAGGTCGACGGCACCGAGGTGGATGGCACCGAGGTCGACGGCACCGAGACCGAGGTCGACGGCACCGAGGTCGACGGCACCGAGACCGAGGTTGACGGCACCGAGACCGAGGTCGACGGCACCGAGGTCGACGGTGACGACGACGGCGACAACGACGCCAACGGCAACGAGGACGGCAACGACGACGGCGGCGAGCTGCCCGACACCGGTGCCGGCTCGAGCCAGCTCCTGATCCTCGGCCTGGGCCTGGTCCTGGCCGGTGGCATCGCGGCCTACGCCGTGAGCCGTCGCCGCGGTCTGACCGTCGAGTGA